One region of Trichosurus vulpecula isolate mTriVul1 chromosome 1, mTriVul1.pri, whole genome shotgun sequence genomic DNA includes:
- the PLPPR2 gene encoding phospholipid phosphatase-related protein type 2, whose protein sequence is MASGRPDLKRSFSIIPCFIFVESVLLGAVVLLAYRLEYTDTFPVHMQGFFCYDSTYAKPYPGPEASSRVPPALIYPLVTAGPAITILLGELARAFFPSPTSTLPALREKTIVCGDCCRFSPALRRLVRFLGVYSFGLFTTSIFANAGQVVTGNPTPHFLSVCHPNYTALGCPPPATDKPGLDRYVTDQGACAAGNPALVAAARRAFPCKDAALCAFAVTYTAMYVTLVFRVKGSRLVKPSLCLALLCPAFLVGVVRVAEYRNHWSDVLAGFLTGAAIATFLVTCVVNKFQSRVPLSQRAFRWEGLSPVPALENPLEKLNSAQEPKTTAPPLQPARLTPPKLQSCTRRGHLIPSCVSSRAPPMCSSPRVPRARVRSEPTLPAMVPGPSQGPPPSPGPSVAGGGGGGGGRGRKLLLPTPLLRDLYTLSGLYPSPFHRDSFSPYLFASRDHLL, encoded by the exons ATGGCGAGTGGGCGGCCAGACCTGAAGAGGAGTTTCTCCATAATACCCTGCTTCATCTTTGTGGAG TCAGTACTCCTGGGTGCCGTGGTACTTCTTGCCTACCGCCTAGAATACACAGACACATTCCCAGTGCACATGCAGGGCTTCTTCTGCTATGACAGCACTTATGCCAAGCCCTACCCAGGGCCTGAGGCCTCCAGCCGTGTCCCACCAGCTCTGATCTACCCCCTGGTCACTGCAGGGCCTGCCATCACG ATTCTCCTTGGAGAACTTGCCCGGGCCTtcttcccatctcccacctcaaCTCTGCCTGCCCTGAgggagaagaccattgtgtgtgGGGACTGCTGCCGCTTCAGCCCGGCCCTTAGAAGGCTGGTCCGCTTCCTGG GCGTGTATTCCTTTGGTCTCTTCACCACATCCATCTTTGCCAATGCTGGGCAAGTAGTGACAGGGAATCCTACGCCACACTTCCTGTCTGTCTGCCACCCCAATTACACAGCTCTGGGCTGCCCTCCACCAGCCACAGACAAACCTGGACTGGACCGGTATGTCACCGACCAAGGGGCCTGTGCAGCCGGCAACCCTGCCTTGGTTGCAGCTGCCCGACGTGCCTTCCCCTGCAAGGATGCGGCCCTGTGTGCATTTGCAGTCACCTATACGGCG ATGTATGTCACACTGGTATTCAGGGTAAAGGGCTCCAGGCTGGTGAAGCCTTCACTCTGCCTTGCCCTGCTCTGCCCAGCCTTCCTGGTGGGTGTGGTCCGTGTGGCTGAGTATCGGAACCACTGGTCCGatgtgctggctggattcctgACTGGGGCAGCTATCGCCACCTTCCTG GTCACCTGTGTTGTCAACAAGTTCCAGAGTCGAGTGCCTCTAAGCCAGAGAGCATTCAGATGGGAAGGTCTGAGTCCAGTGCCTGCCCTTGAGAACCCCCTTGAAAAGTTGAATTCAGCCCAG GAGCCCAAGACCACTGCACCCCCGCTGCAGCCTGCCCGCCTCACCCCACCCA aaCTGCAGAGCTGTACCCGTCGGGGCCACCTGATTCCCAGCTGTGTGTCTTCCCGGGCCCCCCCGATGTGTTCTTCCCCTCGTGTTCCCCGCGCTCGAGTGAGGTCTGAGCCAACATTGCCTGCCATGGTCCCTGGCCCCAGCCAGGGCCCCCCGCCATCCCCTGGACCATCTgtggcaggtgggggtggaggtgggggtggccGGGGTCGGAAGTTGCTGCTGCCCACTCCTCTGCTGCGGGACCTGTACACCCTCAGTGGACTCTACCCCTCTCCTTTCCATCGGGACAGCTTCAGCCCCTACCTGTTTGCCAGCAGGGACCACCTGCTGTGA